One Bacteroidota bacterium genomic window carries:
- a CDS encoding DUF485 domain-containing protein: MLHEPVVEIGTDKAAARKAKLGVKMFIAYTIIYAGFVLIGLTKPELMGLKVLSGQNLAIVYGFGLILLAIVMGFIYNYFCTRLENKLNKN, encoded by the coding sequence ATGTTACATGAACCCGTAGTAGAAATTGGAACCGACAAGGCTGCAGCAAGAAAAGCAAAGCTAGGCGTGAAAATGTTTATTGCTTATACAATTATTTATGCTGGTTTTGTGCTGATAGGCTTAACTAAACCCGAATTAATGGGCCTGAAAGTATTAAGCGGACAAAACCTGGCCATTGTATATGGCTTTGGATTGATATTGCTTGCAATAGTTATGGGCTTTATCTATAATTATTTCTGCACAAGGTTGGAAAATAAATTAAACAAAAACTAA
- a CDS encoding cation acetate symporter, protein MIYEVSNLAIAIFLFIVGLVLGLSFYFARKTKSASSYYAAGGNIHWAVNGIAFAGDYLSAASFLGICGMIAFSGYDGFLYSIGYLAGWVVALFLVAEPLKKLGKYTFTDALDSRFNSKHIKLAASISTLIVSIFYLIPQMVGAGDLVVPLLGLPHWMGVVIVGSIVIYIVATAGMTSTTYVQFVKGALLVIFSTILTVYILNNGLTLNPNENYHKFVQINAAVANDTIVSVSDSTYAIKTTKVVDKNVFVKVEKDGIDGWYKLNKTEDKAVLDEMPYITVNPVGEKLYNGAPKSEKKFYQVGHLSKIIVDGKEVDKTGPVGPFEFLETIESSEVVRFTKKAFSDGDDKVTVWYQNVTKGENVMKPGLLYKLSKSAGASFWDRLNFLSLMLALFLGTSALPHILIRYYTVPSQRAARKSTIVAISAIGFFYVLTLYMGLGSMISGALDVESSNMSAPLLAKTFGIGIFSIISAIAFATVLGTVSGLIVASSGAIAHDFIDKYLQVEMSDKAKVKAGKLAAIGVGIFAIILGILFKGMNVSFLVGLAFAVAASANLPAILFLLFWKKTTAKGIAWSIIVGIVSSIGIILFSPTMYDKYGLVPADAPIPLDNPGIISIPLAVITLVTISLMTQKDNSTKDFSK, encoded by the coding sequence ATGATTTACGAAGTTTCAAATTTGGCGATAGCAATTTTTCTATTTATTGTTGGTTTAGTATTAGGCCTCTCCTTTTACTTTGCAAGAAAAACTAAGTCGGCTTCAAGCTATTATGCAGCCGGCGGAAATATTCACTGGGCGGTAAACGGTATCGCCTTTGCCGGTGATTATTTATCAGCCGCCTCCTTTTTAGGAATATGCGGAATGATTGCATTTTCGGGTTATGATGGATTCTTATACTCCATCGGATACCTTGCAGGCTGGGTAGTAGCTTTATTTTTAGTGGCCGAACCACTTAAAAAATTAGGCAAGTACACTTTTACCGATGCCCTTGATTCAAGGTTTAATTCGAAACACATCAAATTAGCGGCCTCAATAAGTACGCTTATTGTTTCAATTTTCTACCTGATACCACAAATGGTTGGAGCCGGCGATCTGGTTGTTCCTCTGCTCGGATTGCCTCACTGGATGGGAGTGGTAATTGTTGGTTCTATTGTAATCTACATTGTAGCCACAGCAGGTATGACCTCAACCACTTATGTGCAATTTGTGAAAGGTGCCTTGCTGGTTATTTTCTCTACAATCCTTACAGTCTATATTTTAAACAATGGATTGACCTTAAATCCGAATGAGAACTACCACAAATTTGTCCAAATCAATGCAGCGGTTGCAAACGATACCATTGTGAGTGTATCAGATTCAACCTATGCGATTAAAACCACCAAAGTGGTAGACAAAAATGTCTTTGTGAAAGTTGAGAAAGATGGAATCGATGGCTGGTATAAACTCAACAAAACAGAGGATAAGGCAGTTCTCGACGAAATGCCTTATATCACAGTAAACCCTGTTGGCGAAAAGCTATACAATGGCGCGCCAAAATCTGAGAAGAAATTTTATCAGGTCGGACACCTCAGCAAAATTATTGTGGATGGTAAAGAAGTCGACAAAACGGGCCCTGTTGGACCATTTGAATTTTTAGAAACCATTGAAAGCAGCGAAGTTGTGCGCTTTACAAAAAAGGCTTTTTCCGACGGAGATGACAAAGTAACTGTGTGGTACCAAAATGTTACCAAAGGTGAAAATGTGATGAAACCAGGCCTTTTATACAAGTTATCGAAATCGGCCGGAGCATCCTTCTGGGATAGATTAAACTTCTTGTCGTTGATGTTGGCCTTATTCCTGGGCACATCGGCATTGCCGCACATTTTAATCAGATACTACACAGTACCCAGCCAACGGGCCGCAAGAAAATCTACCATTGTGGCTATTTCAGCTATCGGATTTTTCTATGTTCTAACTCTATACATGGGGCTTGGTTCCATGATTAGCGGTGCCTTGGATGTAGAGAGCAGCAACATGTCGGCACCTCTATTGGCAAAAACATTTGGGATAGGAATCTTTTCCATCATATCTGCCATTGCCTTTGCCACTGTGCTTGGAACAGTTAGTGGGCTTATTGTAGCCTCGTCGGGTGCTATTGCGCACGATTTTATCGATAAGTACCTGCAAGTTGAAATGTCTGACAAAGCTAAAGTGAAGGCCGGAAAACTTGCTGCTATTGGCGTTGGTATTTTTGCCATCATCCTGGGAATCCTGTTTAAAGGAATGAACGTGTCCTTCCTGGTGGGGCTGGCATTTGCTGTGGCAGCATCTGCTAACCTTCCGGCAATTCTATTCCTTTTATTCTGGAAAAAGACTACCGCCAAAGGTATTGCATGGTCAATTATTGTAGGTATTGTTTCTTCAATAGGCATCATTTTATTTTCGCCCACCATGTACGATAAGTATGGCCTTGTACCTGCAGATGCTCCAATTCCGCTCGACAACCCCGGCATTATCTCCATACCATTGGCCGTAATTACTTTGGTGACAATTTCACTTATGACCCAGAAAGACAATTCAACAAAAGATTTTAGTAAATAA
- a CDS encoding tetratricopeptide repeat protein, translated as MKNFLALLAFIFFQHFSFAQISVLDTLSNVLMRKIEDSTKIDLLNKKITEFSAIQPEYTLLYSDSAIELSISIRDSARLAHSISRKAVAQYYLGDFNSSMENYFLSLSIKDKIGDNESVIKEYNNIGLILNNLENYKIAAQYFELALNILEKNKGDRFIKALALNNLGVSYRGLKQYDSAKVAYKKALEINTEIGALRSKAHNLNNLGNLYFLDKDYNSAIDYLSQALELNRSLYNNYEEAQNLCNLADVYLATNDYTKALSHLNDAEKIILEINADYLKTRLLNLYSNYYSAKKMYREAYIYRDKYALLRDSIIQASRVKQFDQLKNLANAEKEIQKVEFLRQINTLQEKEIRVQRFMLIGGSLLLLSILTLLFITLKNLKTIKQLNIKLLDRTYEIETLNEELYSTNEELHAQRDNLEIALTTLQATQKQLIHAEKMASIGVLASGVAHEINNPLNYIMGGIVGIENYLSKNLNSHLEELSPLINAINTGVDRAAAIVTSLNHYSSIGKSSITECDVHALIDNCLDMLQDQITNKAEIKRIYNAKPRMVFFNENKLQQAIFNILLNAVQSIESDGKITITTFGTEDNFSIKIEDNGCGISKENLSKVFDPFFTTKDPGKGAGLGLSIAYNIFKEQNGSIELDSVLNKGTCVTIQFSPSGKPTAQEANKE; from the coding sequence ATGAAGAATTTTTTAGCACTACTGGCATTTATCTTCTTTCAGCATTTTTCGTTTGCTCAAATAAGTGTGCTGGATACTTTAAGTAATGTGCTAATGCGAAAAATTGAGGACTCCACCAAAATAGACCTGCTTAACAAGAAAATTACCGAATTCTCAGCCATCCAACCGGAATATACTCTTCTTTATTCAGACTCCGCAATTGAACTCTCCATAAGTATTCGCGACTCTGCAAGACTTGCACATTCCATTAGCCGGAAAGCAGTGGCTCAATATTATCTGGGCGATTTTAACAGCTCCATGGAAAATTATTTTTTATCGCTGAGCATTAAAGATAAAATCGGCGATAATGAATCGGTAATAAAGGAATACAATAACATTGGTTTGATTTTAAACAACCTCGAAAATTACAAGATAGCTGCTCAATATTTTGAGCTTGCGTTAAATATATTGGAAAAGAATAAGGGTGACAGGTTTATAAAAGCATTGGCATTAAACAACTTGGGGGTGAGCTACAGAGGTTTAAAGCAATACGATTCAGCAAAAGTTGCCTATAAGAAAGCTTTGGAGATCAATACCGAAATTGGAGCCCTGCGGTCAAAGGCCCATAACCTGAACAACCTGGGTAACCTGTATTTTCTGGACAAGGATTATAATAGTGCAATTGACTATCTAAGCCAGGCCCTGGAATTAAATCGGTCGCTCTACAACAATTACGAGGAAGCCCAGAATTTATGTAACCTGGCCGATGTGTATTTAGCAACTAATGATTACACAAAAGCCCTTAGCCATTTAAACGATGCTGAAAAAATAATTCTTGAAATTAATGCTGATTATCTAAAAACAAGGCTTCTTAACCTTTACTCCAATTACTATAGTGCCAAGAAGATGTACCGTGAGGCCTATATTTACAGGGACAAATATGCCCTACTAAGAGATAGCATCATTCAAGCATCCAGAGTCAAACAATTTGATCAATTAAAAAATCTGGCGAATGCGGAAAAAGAAATTCAGAAGGTTGAATTCCTCAGGCAGATAAATACCTTGCAAGAGAAAGAAATTCGGGTTCAAAGATTTATGCTTATTGGCGGAAGCCTATTATTACTGTCCATTCTGACCTTGCTTTTTATTACCCTAAAAAATCTCAAAACCATCAAACAACTCAATATTAAGCTTCTTGATCGAACCTACGAAATAGAAACTCTTAACGAAGAACTCTACTCCACCAACGAAGAACTTCATGCGCAACGCGATAATCTGGAAATCGCGTTAACAACTCTTCAGGCTACGCAAAAACAACTTATCCATGCTGAAAAGATGGCTTCCATAGGTGTTCTGGCATCCGGAGTGGCGCATGAGATTAATAACCCGTTAAATTATATCATGGGAGGTATTGTAGGTATAGAAAACTATTTGAGCAAGAATCTAAATTCTCATCTCGAGGAATTATCTCCACTCATAAATGCAATAAATACCGGCGTAGACAGAGCAGCTGCCATAGTTACCAGCCTGAACCATTATAGCTCTATTGGCAAAAGTTCGATAACAGAATGCGATGTCCATGCACTAATTGACAATTGTCTTGATATGCTACAAGATCAGATTACAAATAAAGCGGAGATTAAAAGAATATACAACGCGAAACCTCGTATGGTTTTTTTCAACGAAAACAAATTGCAACAGGCCATTTTTAATATTTTGCTAAATGCTGTTCAATCCATCGAAAGTGATGGAAAAATTACAATTACTACCTTCGGTACAGAAGATAACTTCAGCATAAAAATTGAAGATAACGGTTGCGGCATAAGTAAAGAAAATCTGTCAAAAGTTTTCGATCCCTTCTTTACAACCAAAGATCCGGGCAAAGGAGCCGGATTAGGACTCTCAATTGCATATAATATTTTCAAAGAGCAAAATGGAAGCATAGAGCTCGATTCTGTGCTCAACAAAGGCACTTGTGTAACTATTCAGTTTTCGCCCTCGGGCAAGCCTACTGCACAAGAGGCAAATAAGGAATAA